From Hydra vulgaris chromosome 15, alternate assembly HydraT2T_AEP, one genomic window encodes:
- the LOC136091901 gene encoding uncharacterized protein LOC136091901 produces MITAINATGKSIPPLLVFPRAKFKGYMLNNCPPESAGAANMSGWSNEVIFVQFLEHFISNVRPLIEKPVLLLMDNHESHVKIPVIELAKKLGIVLMTFHPYTTHKMQPLDHGVF; encoded by the coding sequence ATGATTACAGCCATTAATGCCACTGGAAAAAGTATCCCACCATTACTTGTATTTCCACGTGCTAAATTCAAAGGCtacatgttaaataattgtcCTCCTGAAAGTGCAGGAGCAGCTAATATGTCTGGATGGTCGAATGAAGTCATTTTTGTGCAAtttcttgaacattttattaGTAATGTGCGACCATTAATTGAAAAACCTGTTCTTTTATTAATGGATAATCATGAGAGTCATGTAAAGATTCCTGTTATTgagttagcaaaaaaattggGCATAGTTTTAATGACATTTCATCCTTACACAACCCATAAAATGCAACCTCTCGATCATGGTGTTTTTTGA
- the LOC100211771 gene encoding iroquois-class homeodomain protein IRX-2: protein MRLQEGESSSNLSATKAIFPVQFLKNNILFPTMEYNDSLCRDKKMFCHLKEDSCTSYCLCRAGRTYNRILLPSTVEKKHTICSQNVEDCLSNSWHINSGIKSNYNSFLLNRLSSSYNKYNNESCSILDYALLASARRKNATKETTSVLKSWLNEHRKNPYPSKSEKVMLAIMTKMTLTQVSTWFANARRRLKKENKMTWSPRKKSNSKNSLKEGSSCSSEPIPEEMDIDIKEQIFSAQDCNINTNEVKSGKNCIETPFSVAQDAKIQRPSVICVLESPTFDQIKNRFSRDPSPVDHLQKWVDGCSQEKPDDLVCIKDLTPPLTPIDNRVTTFTSQKLFEAFDAAKINKNDDTQYIKSNSYASEPISLIFSSKQPVCSTKECSVEVLMPESLSSSFTPPSPSFTPQPSPTDTTLYKRDFSNKNDKNNIKNGCDNQSNSADFRSQGLTTSRELEAVLALTALCKT, encoded by the exons ATGCGTCTTCAAGAAGGTGAATCTTCTAGTAACCTTAGTGCTACTAAAGCCATATTTCCagtgcagtttttaaaaaat aatattttatttccCACCATGGAATATAATGATTCTTTATGCagagacaaaaaaatgttttgtcatTTGAAAGAAGATAGTTGTACATCTTACTGTCTATGTAGAGCTGGTCGAACATATAATCGTATACTTTTACCTTCaacagttgaaaaaaaacacacTATATGCTCCCAAAATGTtgag GATTGTTTATCAAACTCTTGGCATATCAATTCTGGTATAAAAAGTAACTACAATTCATTTTTGCTGAATAGACTCTCATCTtcatataacaaatataataatgaaag ttgTTCAATATTGGATTATGCTCTTTTGGCAAGTGCGAGGCGTAAAAATGCTACCAAAGAAACAACAAGTGTACTTAAATCATGGCTTAATGAACATCGTAAAAACCCTTATCCTTCTAAAAGTGAAAAGGTAATGCTAGCTATAATGACAAAAATGACATTGACCCAAGTTTCTACGTGGTTTGCAAATGCTAGACGTcgtcttaaaaaagaaaataaaatgactTGGTCACCTCGTAAAAAATCTAATAGTAAGAATAGTTTAAAAGAGGGTAGCAGTTGTAGCAGTGAACCAATTCCAGAGGAAATGGATATTGACATCAAGGAGCAAATATTTTCAGCTCAAG aTTGCAATATTAATACCAATGAAGTAAAAAGTGGTAAAAATTGTATAGAGACTCCTTTTTCTGTAGCACAAGATGCTAAAATTCAAAGGCCAAGTGTGATATGTGTTCTTGAATCTCCTACttttgatcaaattaaaaatcGATTTAGTCGTGATCCTTCACCTGTAGATCATTTACAAAAATGGGTTGATGGTTGTTCTCAGGAAAAACCTGATGATTTAGTTTGTATAAAAGATTTAACTCCTCCGTTAACACCGATTGATAATAGAGTAACAACATTTAcatctcaaaaactttttgaagcTTTTGATGCtgctaaaattaataaaaacgatGATACTCAATACATTAAAAGCAACTCATATGCATCAGAGCCCATcagtttaatattttcatcaaaacAACCTGTTTGTTCAACAAAAGAATGTAGTGTTGAGGTTTTAATGCCAGAAAGTCTGTCGTCTTCTTTTACACCACCATCGCCTTCTTTCACGCCTCAACCATCACCTACTGATACAACTCTTTATAAAAgagatttttctaataaaaatgataaaaacaatataaaaaatggcTGTGATAATCAATCGAATTCTGCTGATTTTAG atCACAAGGTCTGACTACATCTCGAGAGTTAGAAGCTGTTTTGGCCTTGACTGCATTGTGTAAAACATAA